Proteins encoded within one genomic window of Haloimpatiens massiliensis:
- the manZ gene encoding PTS mannose transporter subunit IID — translation MENYKDLEKKITKKDRINMFIRSNFHQGSWNFERMQALGYCFSMIPIIKRLYEGEERKKALKRHLEFFNTQPFVTAPILGVTSAMEEQRANGADIDDGVINGVKIGLMGPLAGVGDPIFWGTLRPVVAALGASIAMGGSILGPLLFFLLFNVVRLGFRWYGIEYGYKKGTDIVKDMGGNRLQKLTEGASILGLFVMGALVSKWTTVNIPVVISRITNQQGKVVETTVQGILDQLLPGLVPLLLTFLCMKLLKKKVNPIWIIFGLFAIGIIGFKLGWLA, via the coding sequence ATGGAAAATTATAAGGATTTAGAAAAGAAAATAACTAAAAAAGATCGTATAAATATGTTCATTCGTTCAAATTTTCACCAAGGTTCTTGGAACTTTGAAAGAATGCAAGCTTTAGGATATTGTTTTTCAATGATACCAATAATAAAAAGATTATACGAAGGTGAAGAGAGAAAGAAAGCATTAAAAAGACACTTAGAATTCTTCAATACGCAACCATTCGTAACAGCTCCAATTCTTGGAGTTACATCAGCTATGGAAGAGCAAAGAGCTAATGGAGCTGACATAGACGATGGTGTTATAAATGGTGTAAAGATAGGACTTATGGGACCTTTAGCAGGAGTTGGAGATCCAATATTCTGGGGAACTTTAAGACCAGTAGTTGCAGCACTTGGTGCATCAATAGCTATGGGTGGAAGCATACTTGGACCTTTACTATTCTTCCTATTATTTAACGTAGTTCGTTTAGGATTTAGATGGTATGGAATAGAGTATGGATATAAAAAGGGTACTGATATAGTTAAAGACATGGGTGGAAACAGACTTCAAAAATTAACAGAAGGAGCTTCAATACTTGGATTATTCGTAATGGGAGCGCTAGTAAGTAAATGGACTACTGTAAACATACCAGTAGTCATATCAAGAATAACTAATCAACAAGGTAAAGTTGTTGAAACTACAGTTCAAGGTATACTAGATCAATTATTACCAGGATTAGTACCATTACTATTAACATTCTTATGTATGAAACTTTTAAAGAAAAAAGTAAATCCAATTTGGATAATATTTGGATTGTTTGCAATAGGTATAATAGGATTCAAACTTGGCTGGTTAGCATAG